A DNA window from Pseudoalteromonas spongiae UST010723-006 contains the following coding sequences:
- the pseG gene encoding UDP-2,4-diacetamido-2,4,6-trideoxy-beta-L-altropyranose hydrolase, translated as MHIAIRVDSSSQIGAGHVMRCLNLARCFREHGHTIAFVCRDLPGNLTPFLKSLEFEVVTLHNQEPSSSQLLSSYENWIGVSWQQDAKQFCSYNLQVDIVIVDNYALDYKWQSQVQQHFNCKMVAIDDLKRRHVADVVIDQTLNCTPAAYSDSDSRCILTGTRYAMLNPKLLNYRNTVTKSSLDGFLRVLISFGASDEPNGTLRVLQTLVAARINFQATVLLRPSAINYQLVKEFVNRYPKFIKHFDHIDNMAEIMIEHDVAIGAAGSSCWERACIGLPSIIVPIADNQRDICDALALENIAIQIKLEQIEDKLPFAVSELIEKYDDLKFNGLKICDAKGVEQIYNKVMEAIG; from the coding sequence ATGCACATAGCGATTAGAGTTGACTCGTCAAGTCAAATTGGTGCGGGGCATGTTATGCGCTGTCTTAACTTAGCTCGTTGCTTTCGTGAGCATGGTCACACAATCGCATTTGTATGCAGAGATTTGCCCGGTAATTTAACCCCCTTTTTGAAGAGTCTTGAATTTGAGGTGGTTACACTGCACAATCAAGAGCCATCATCTTCTCAGTTACTTTCTTCATATGAAAACTGGATAGGGGTAAGTTGGCAACAAGATGCTAAACAGTTTTGTTCATATAATCTGCAGGTTGATATAGTAATTGTTGATAATTATGCCCTTGATTATAAATGGCAGTCACAAGTGCAGCAGCATTTTAATTGTAAAATGGTTGCAATCGATGATTTAAAAAGACGACATGTTGCCGATGTGGTAATTGACCAAACTCTTAATTGCACACCTGCCGCTTATTCCGACTCTGACAGCAGGTGTATCTTAACGGGCACAAGATACGCAATGCTCAATCCAAAGCTGCTAAATTATCGTAACACTGTGACTAAATCTTCACTTGATGGTTTTCTCAGAGTGCTAATTAGTTTTGGAGCAAGTGATGAGCCTAACGGTACATTGCGTGTATTACAAACCCTGGTTGCAGCTCGCATTAATTTTCAGGCAACAGTCTTATTAAGACCTAGTGCAATAAACTATCAATTGGTTAAAGAGTTTGTAAACAGATACCCTAAGTTTATTAAACATTTTGACCATATTGATAATATGGCAGAAATTATGATAGAACACGATGTTGCAATAGGTGCCGCTGGATCTTCATGTTGGGAGCGTGCTTGTATCGGGTTACCAAGCATAATCGTGCCCATTGCTGATAATCAGCGCGATATTTGTGATGCCCTTGCTTTAGAGAACATTGCGATTCAAATTAAACTTGAACAAATAGAAGATAAACTCCCTTTCGCGGTATCTGAACTGATTGAAAAATATGATGATTTGAAGTTTAATGGCCTAAAAATTTGTGACGCCAAAGGGGTTGAGCAGATATATAATAAGGTAATGGAAGCGATAGGTTGA
- a CDS encoding formyltransferase family protein, translating into MKVLFLGTEKTAVYQWLKHFDYELLFTSTAISIEKVIQIEPDFIVSHGYRHIIGPDIVAEYFGKIINLHISYLPWNKGADPNFWSFYDNTPKGVTIHLVDDKLDTGDILAQCELDFNLQKETLASSYAILQKSILNLFIQSWQDIVTGKLIAKPQIGVGTYHNTSDKNEIFEKHNISWDTRLCDIVLLKKQLEQK; encoded by the coding sequence TTGAAAGTACTCTTTTTAGGCACTGAAAAAACTGCGGTGTATCAATGGTTAAAGCATTTCGATTACGAGTTGCTTTTTACATCCACTGCTATAAGCATTGAAAAAGTAATCCAAATCGAGCCTGATTTTATCGTTAGTCATGGTTATCGCCACATTATTGGACCAGATATTGTTGCTGAGTATTTTGGTAAAATAATTAACTTACACATTAGTTATTTACCTTGGAACAAAGGTGCAGATCCAAATTTTTGGAGCTTTTACGATAATACGCCAAAGGGCGTAACTATTCATCTAGTTGATGATAAGCTGGATACTGGTGATATTTTGGCACAATGTGAACTTGACTTTAATTTACAAAAAGAGACACTAGCATCATCATACGCGATACTGCAGAAGTCGATTTTAAATTTGTTTATTCAATCGTGGCAAGATATTGTCACTGGTAAACTTATAGCTAAACCGCAAATAGGTGTAGGTACTTATCATAACACCTCTGACAAAAATGAGATTTTTGAAAAGCATAATATTAGTTGGGATACACGATTATGCGACATCGTACTTTTGAAAAAGCAGTTAGAACAGAAGTAG
- a CDS encoding MBL fold metallo-hydrolase, producing MIVTHLQSSTQIVEMGEIRVLTDPWLTEGEYYGSWYHYPPFAESELSLLQYDYIYVSHIHPDHLSEATLNKLPYKKPILIHKYSSPFLKRKLELLGFEVIELNNTTPYKFKNGSQLTIYAADNCNPELCSKFLGCGHIETKFGSTQIDSLALFSHGGKHLLNLNDCPYELASHTILKNGLDQLDIDLLMVGYAGAGPYPQCFQFDSIELKNNAAKAKQIQFLQQALNFIELVKPKAFAPFAGTYILGSRYAHMNEHRGVPSLGDATCYLEANTPSNCKGLLLNQHDKYDLTIQQLIKSTKAVPTLKQYMNHITKQPLAYDNDVWDDNELEDLMLNSYFRFKSKADEINYSSTTYLVIESEKVCFTMSLDKKPTQTFKGSQVPQPYVRLTVEHNLLHRLLRGPKYAHWNNAEIGSHIQYERKPNTFERALYHCLCFFHQ from the coding sequence ATGATCGTTACTCACCTACAAAGCTCAACACAAATTGTTGAGATGGGAGAAATCCGAGTTTTAACAGATCCATGGCTAACGGAAGGTGAATATTATGGCAGTTGGTATCATTACCCACCATTTGCTGAATCTGAGCTAAGCTTACTTCAATACGATTATATCTATGTATCTCATATCCACCCGGACCATTTAAGTGAAGCGACATTAAACAAATTACCTTATAAAAAACCTATACTTATTCACAAATACAGTTCCCCGTTCTTAAAACGTAAATTGGAATTATTGGGTTTTGAGGTCATTGAGTTGAACAACACTACACCCTATAAATTTAAGAATGGTAGTCAATTAACTATTTATGCCGCTGACAATTGTAATCCAGAGCTCTGCTCAAAATTTTTGGGGTGTGGACATATTGAAACTAAATTTGGCAGCACTCAAATTGATTCCCTAGCACTGTTTTCACATGGAGGTAAACATTTACTTAATTTAAATGATTGTCCTTATGAATTAGCTAGTCATACAATTTTAAAGAATGGTCTTGATCAACTGGATATTGACCTCTTAATGGTCGGCTATGCTGGTGCAGGCCCTTATCCACAATGTTTTCAGTTTGACTCAATCGAGCTAAAAAACAATGCTGCAAAGGCTAAACAAATACAATTTTTGCAACAAGCGCTAAACTTCATTGAACTTGTTAAACCTAAAGCCTTTGCACCATTTGCCGGTACTTATATATTAGGCTCCCGTTATGCCCATATGAATGAGCATCGTGGCGTGCCGAGCCTAGGAGATGCCACCTGCTATTTAGAAGCCAACACCCCGAGCAATTGTAAGGGGTTACTGTTAAATCAGCATGATAAATACGATTTAACTATTCAGCAGTTAATAAAAAGCACCAAGGCAGTACCAACATTAAAGCAGTATATGAACCACATTACCAAACAGCCTCTCGCCTATGATAATGATGTCTGGGATGATAACGAGCTTGAGGACTTAATGTTAAACTCCTATTTTCGCTTTAAATCCAAAGCTGATGAAATTAACTACTCGTCGACCACTTATTTAGTGATCGAAAGTGAGAAAGTATGTTTTACTATGTCTCTTGATAAAAAGCCCACCCAAACATTCAAAGGCTCTCAGGTACCGCAACCATATGTTCGATTAACGGTAGAGCATAACTTGCTTCACCGTCTACTTCGCGGTCCAAAATATGCGCATTGGAACAATGCTGAAATCGGTTCACACATTCAATATGAGCGAAAGCCCAATACGTTTGAGCGTGCTCTCTACCATTGCCTTTGTTTCTTCCACCAATAA
- a CDS encoding TylF/MycF/NovP-related O-methyltransferase — MKPDSFIANRTSFAEDIGQPNLYDMIDHYALYAGVHTIANKLWTFELLKSTQGVPGDIIEFGCWKGANLMFLAKMSSLLEPYAPKTIIGFDNFSGLPTGVKEDGEFANTQTGKYCGDEQTLKKAISLFELEDKVKLIPGDALVTIPEYGKENPHSLISFAYLDFDLYEPTRAALKLLSDSISIGGVIVFDEACTTEWPGETLAMKEFLKETNKKFEMLSNPLSKQPTVAIRRVA; from the coding sequence ATGAAACCAGATAGCTTTATAGCTAATAGAACCAGCTTCGCGGAAGATATTGGCCAACCGAACCTTTACGATATGATCGATCACTATGCTTTGTATGCAGGCGTACATACAATAGCAAATAAACTTTGGACTTTTGAATTACTGAAAAGTACTCAAGGAGTTCCTGGAGACATCATAGAGTTTGGCTGTTGGAAAGGTGCAAACTTAATGTTTTTAGCGAAAATGAGCTCTCTCTTAGAACCATATGCGCCAAAAACAATAATTGGGTTCGACAATTTTTCAGGCTTACCGACAGGTGTAAAAGAAGACGGAGAGTTCGCTAACACGCAAACAGGCAAGTACTGCGGTGATGAACAGACACTAAAAAAAGCGATTTCATTATTCGAACTGGAAGACAAGGTAAAACTTATCCCTGGCGATGCGCTAGTCACTATTCCCGAATACGGAAAAGAAAATCCACACTCTTTAATTTCTTTTGCTTACTTAGATTTTGATTTATACGAGCCAACTCGTGCTGCATTAAAGTTACTCTCGGATTCAATTAGTATTGGTGGTGTAATTGTTTTTGATGAAGCATGTACTACAGAGTGGCCTGGAGAAACGTTAGCAATGAAAGAGTTTTTAAAAGAAACAAACAAAAAGTTTGAAATGCTTAGTAACCCCTTAAGCAAACAACCTACCGTTGCAATCAGACGAGTGGCTTAA